Part of the Chanodichthys erythropterus isolate Z2021 chromosome 13, ASM2448905v1, whole genome shotgun sequence genome is shown below.
GAaccttcaccagatccatctggAGCCTGAGCAACAGCGGACCGGCGTCAGGCTCCAGGCCGAGGCTGCTCACAGCGACACGGGCTCTGCCGACAGTGTCCTGCGGCTGCGGGAGTCTGCATACTGAGGGTAAACGCTCCTTCACAGACACACGAACTAAAAAGTACCACGGTAAAGGTAGTTTTTATGGTAACTGTATAGACGCTTACTGAAAAGTACCATGGTAAAGGTACTTTTACTATACTAAGTGGTCAGAGGGAGGAGAAACAAGAACATTATAGTGACAggcttattatagttaactaaaaccaccaaaatatatatttatttaaaaaacttatTTGAAAGATTTgccttattttaatttatttagtttaatttgatgTACTTAAATAAGcgatggaagcttgtttccacaactgaataaaaataaaaaatgtaattgatttttatctaaaaattctgacttttattctCAGaactgtgaaatataaactcgcaattgcaagaagaaaaagacagaattgtgagaaaaatgtcagaatttcgagatgtaaactcataattgcgagaaaagTCAAAACTGCAAGATGTAAATtagcaattgtgagaaaaacgTTAGAATTTCGAgagataaactcgcaattatgagaaaaaagccagaatttcgagatataaactcgcaattacaagaaaaacgtcagaatttcaagatataaactcgcaattatgagaaaaaagccagaatttcgagatataaactcgcaattacaagaaaaacgtcagaatttcaagatataaactcgcaattacgagaaaaaagtcaaaattgcgcgatataaactcgcaattacgagaaaaaagtcaaaattgcgcgatataaactcgcaattacaagaaaaacgtcagaatttcaagatataaactcgcaattacgagaaaaaagtcaaaattgcgcgatataaactcgtaattacaagaaaaacgtcagaatttcaagatataaattcgcaattacgagaaaaaagccagaatttcgagatataaactcgcaattacgagaaaaaagccagaatttcgagatataaactcgcaatttcgagaaaaacgtcagaatttcgagatataaattcacaattgtgagaaaaacgtcagaatttcaagatataaattcacaattgtgagaaaaacgtcagaatttcgagatataaattcacaattgtgagaaaaacgtcagaatttcaagatataaattcacaattgtgagaaaaacgtcagaatttcaagatataaattcacaattgtgagaaaaacgtcagaatttcaagatataaattcacaattgtgagaaaaacgtcagaatttcaagatataaattcacaattgtgagaaaaacgtcagaatttcgagatataaattcacaattgtgagaaaaacaaaaattgcgagatataaactcgcaattacgagaaaaaagtcagaattttgagatataaactagcaattatgagaaaaaaactttagaattttgtgatataaacttgcaattattagaaaaaagtcaaaattgtaaactgacaattgcaagaaaagtcaaatttttgttaaaaaactcgcagagggggaaaaaagaagtcaaaattgcgaaataaagtcacaaaaaaagtttaatttcttttatttcgtggcggaaacaagcttacATAATAAACGCTATAAAAAACGCTTACAAAAAcgaataaaaatgtcaaaaaacaactaaattactaactaaaattaaaatgcaaacagAAAATAACACCTAATTCAAAACTTTCAATAAAAAGTTACCAGGTTAATTCCATGATATTAAACATGATGATGTCATATCCTGCAATATTTGCATGTGCGTCATCAGAGCATCACAACAGGTGAACTTGAGATTGAATAACGGATGAACAGCACGTCATCTTAACCAACCAAAGAGATCTCCTTCATTAGTAGTGGTGTTAGTAAAACAGTCATGCGTGTGTCTTCATTCTTCAGGCGATAAAGCGTTTGCAGAGTTTCTCACAGATGAAATCAAAGAAGAAAAGAAGATCCAGAAGAACACGAATCTTCCTAAAATGTCCGGCGGATGGGAGCTTGAACTGAACGGCACAGAAGCTAAACTCGTCCGCTCAGTGTCTGGAGAAAAGTAAGAACGTGTTTCATTCAgtctcatttaaataattcctgcccaaaataaaggggcggggcctggttagtagtgtgttgaaactggtggttacggtaaggggcgggacatttcccaaacacacttGAAGCGcttaaccaatcacaacacactgctccacaGAGTCACCATCACTTTCAATGTGAACAACAGCATCCCGCCACAGCTGGAGGAAGAGCCGGAGCAAACGCAGAAGAGTCAGGAGGAAGAGGTATCGTCGATTCACATTCATGCTGTAAAACACGCCAGGTTATGATGTAACATCATATGAAACTAGCTTAAACTGTGGAAGTTGTTTAGTGATGTCTTATTTTAGGCCCCCTTGTAAAAGAAGCACTGCTTTAAAGATGCTATATAATTGACTAGCTTTTACCTTGTCATGTGTTTAATACGTTTTTCCTGTGTTTTTTAGCCTGACATTGTCTCGACGCCCAACTTTGTGGTTGAGGTGATCAAACAGGGCACAAAGAATTCACTAGTGTTTGACTGTCATTTCCCCGAGGATGAGGTGGGTTTCATTCCTCTCGTTTTTGTGTTTTCTGCAGTTTGAGTTTATGTTAGTGTGACTGTGAAGGTCCATCTGTCACATGGAGCGTGCACAATGTTTTCTCATTCATCTCACTGGATTTCATATCCAAAGCTTTTTGTCCCTGAGCAGACCGGCCATGGTGAGGGTGAGGAGGAGAGCGACATCTTCGCCATCCGTGAGGTCAGTTTCCAGCCGGAGGGAGACGCGGACTGGAAGGAAACCAGTTACACGCTCAACACAGACTCCCTGGACTGGGTTAGTCGAGTCACCTTCATTTCTACAGCGCTTCATACACTACAGAatgtttcaatgcagcttcacagtgataaacaggaaaagaaGAGTTAATGCTGCAAAGTTCGTCACAAATACAGTTTCAGCTGTATATCAGCTCTAGATTGTCCTTATTCAGCTCAATAACAGTTACAAAAGTTCATCCATTATGAAACACTTCTGTCATTTTCTTTCACAccgctagagggcgcatgatgTATTTGTGTTGTCTAGCAGTCGACACAGAGTTGTGTGTGAAGAAGGCCAAACAAACTCTTTTGACAGTGATGAAATAGTGCGTTGGTGTTCATTCCACTTTTCAAGCAGCACTGGTTCcggaaatattttttttcccattaatTTTTCCTTTAGGGATTTaaaaaagtctttgttaaagagttataagccatgaaccaaaccaaTCAGCCTCAAGGAGAATCACAAcactacaaactttgatttgaagcaaaacagTTTTTGAAAATACAAAGGTAAAAGACTGTGTTCTTAATGTCTTTAACGAGGTAAAGAACTACAGTCCCGTGAAGCATTGTGAACGGAATACATGTCAAaattttatgaataaataaaagtacACTTAAATCAGATCGCAATatagactagtgtctgtgaatatgaAACCGCAAAAACACTATTGaaatatgaatcctgcatgttctgtgtgaattaatcacattttttcttccatgttttaattttaacagtaaagctcaGTTGTGCAACActgtttgacaaaaaagtttaatgtcatatgattaaaagataaaataaattaatgttttatgcctttatttgattgccagaaaaatttaaatacacaacacagatttctgaaaaaaactaaacatttaattgaaattaataaaaaaaaaaaaaaaaaaattaaattaaaaaagtaaatgtagctgtttaaaaaaaaaaaaaacaattaattagacatgttttttgtttttttggcgcggtttggtttttttggttaaaatgtAATCCAGAAAACTTAAAACagaattttgtaaaaataaaatggaatttgaggaagaaaaaaaataaataaaaatttcatagggcccaaaaaaataacatttttgataAACTTTTAACAAATTGTTGTTAATTTGAAATGAAAGTTTATTTCATagggtcatatatatatatattagtttattgcaaaatatgcatacaAACATTTAATTGAAAGTATTTTAAGAGCTTGGAGAGATCGACTCAATTACATTGGAGACAATTACATCAAGGACAATTGGAGTAATTATATACAGCATcctgggtaatgtagtttttcaccaggaattcactattattttgaaaataagctgaaataatGTGGGCTGACAGcttcaacagaagcaaataTTATCGATTAACAACCTCGGAGCTCACAATAGGTCTATAAACCTTTTTAAGGGTTTATAAGTTGTCATTTAACatttccctatggagaaaatattttttttccggaACACGACTGTTGTGATCTATTGAATGGTTTTTGAAGTGCATAAAATACAACAcatggcattttatttttaatctgtTCAAAAAACAATCTAAAAACAGGATAAATTCATAGCTACAtgcagtgtcattattcagttaGTCTTTGTTTATAAGTGCACAAAACCATGTGTGTTTGAAATGATAGAAACAGATGAGAATGTTTGTCCAATGCACTGAACAAGCTCTTGCCTTGCTGTGGCAGTAACAAACTCCATTGAAAATATAAACACAGCTGTGACCTCTGACCCTTTAGGCCCTGTATGACCATCTGATGGACTTCCTGGCTGACCGCGGCGTCGACAACGCGTTTGCGGACGAGCTGATCGAATTGAGCACGGCTCTGGAGCATCAGGAGTACATCAAGTTCCTAGAGGAGCTCAGCACTTTCGTCAAATGCAAATAATCTGTGCGCTGTTTGTACGGTCGAGATTTATCCCAAACTTTGAGATACTTCTGGTTCTGATGTGATGACAGAATGAAGATGAAGGCAGAACagttttgtatttaattttatatcattttttcaAGTTATGTGCACACCGGTTCAAATGTCAGATGGCTTTACAGGTCAAGAATGTGAAGTAAACATTGATGAGAAATAAAACTGAGGAAATATTGAGCCGTTTGTCCTGATTTACCATCAGTATAATAGAGTTGCTAAAAGGCAAAAATGGTATTCTCCATAATGTAATTGTATATCTCAAATTAATGACTTCCTGAAGagtgacatttacatttagcagatgcttttatccaaagtaacttacaaaagaaaatgagtaattcatcaaaaaaagccaatatttgtttatttacaatgcCAGGTTTATTAGACAAGAAGATTAGGAGAAATTGTCATGAAACAGGTGTAACTTCCTCTTTGATTAAACTCTGAAAGATGCGAGATGGTTTTGTGAATGGTTTGgaaacagtcattatttttcATGCTTTATGGTGCAGAAATAATAGACTTCACCTTTGACACGCCAGTAATGGtagaaatgttttataaacttgttctatttgcatgtgtaaCAGGATTAATCTCACAAAAACCTGTTCTTATTTCacccacaaaataaaaaaaaattgttttacatGAAGAACATTAAGATTATTAGGacattttgcattatgaaaCTCCCTTTTGTAATgcaaaataagtaaaaatgtaAAGTAGCTGAATAGATTAATATTATTCTCAATGAAGATTCGCATTACTTTGattgtattttttaatcttaatcagcataaaagcaaaaaacaacTATAAAATACTACATCAAATACCATCATTAGATACGTGTCATTTATTAAAAgcaattttaacaaaaattgAAGTGCTtaactgaataaataaatttaaatatttatctaAAATACGCTTTATTGCATGCATAATGATCATTTATTTCTTCTGATTTATGGGGTGAAATGACATGGAAATGCTCGTAACCAGCTATGTAAGAtatagggtacgtttacacgacaacgtactaaaaacggaaaactttttCCTTTGCGGTTACAGACGACAATGTCAAAATGACCCATGGAAACAACAAGTctctgtattctgctgccaggccagtagatggcaatgtcactttgtaaagaaacactgtaTGTGTATAGACTGAACATCACCGCTTTCACAAATTCGTGTTTTTGTGGTTTACATGGAGATGATAACGCTATCATTCTCAAAAACTTGCACTCTGAATGCCGTTTTCAAAAGTTggcgttttcaggcccccaaaatgctgttctgtaaatgaatggccaaaatgcatataaaaagttttccaattttagttgaaaatggtgtcatgtAAATGCAACCAACTTATGGCTAAATATACAGCTGTAGTGCATTTAAGGGGCTGTTCACACTGCTTTCAGCTAAAACATATACATTATAAAGGcatgaaaacaggtttcaaagtccacatttttgaaaacaataccattATCATCTCTGTGATTTCTGTACATGTGTTATGTGTTCAGTctacatagtatttttttacaaaatgacatcgccatctactggcctggcagcagaatacagcgatTTTAGTTGCTTTTCAGGATCCAAGAGAACAGGGATTGTTTCGACAATGTTGTGGTCTGTACGTGAacaacacaaaggaaaaacttttccatttttaccCTAAAACACACTCAATAACCAGTAATAACTCAGTTTAACCAGCAGTTCTGTGTTTTAACATTATGAATAAAAGAAGTGAATGATAAGTTAAAAATAATTctttatttcacagaaataaaatattcacaacatttaaaaacatccaTCAGACTGTGGATGAACCGCTCACAGGacgacagacagatagtcaCACACCTGAGAAGAACGAAAGCAGATCACATGAACAACATCTTTCAGGTgttaaatgaatatttaattatcaagatgcagaaactaactctgATCACAGGAGATGATTGTAAGCCATATAAATACCTTGCAGCTGATCATGAGGTTTGGGGATCCGTCAGTGTTAAAGGCCATAGAGAAGGTGGGGTTGTGAAGACAATCCTCCATGTGCTCCGTCACGCATCTTTCTAGAAGATTCTGTAAAACCTCTGATGTAACGTTCCTACCCTGTGGAGACATGAGAGCAGACGCTCAAAATAAACCGCTTTAGTGCAATGGACAGGTTACAAGATTATCAGTCCATTCCTCTAACTTAAGTTGattaatattcaaatattcactATATTCTACTCCATCCAGACCAATCGAATAATGgatttatggtaacactttataataaagtTTTATGTTAATTAGTGctgaacatgaacaaacaatgaacaatacgtcaacagtatttattaaattttagttaatttagtaatacacttttaatattaagaGTTGTATGTGTTAATGCACAGTGAGCTAACACTGATAAAGATTATCTGTAAcactttattaacattatttaactaCATAAgttaaaatgaacaatacttctacagcatttattaatcttagttcatgATAATATCAACATTTACTGatacattattaaaacaaatgattgcatttaacattagttaatgcactgtgatctaacatgaactaatgttaacaatgatgaataaatactgtaacaaatgctctgctcattgttagttaatgttagtcaATATATTAActgatgttaacaaatgaaccttattggaaAGTGTTACTGGATTTATTATACCAAGTGTCCATATTTCTACAGTCAGGAAAAAGCTGATGTAAGATTTAcattgaaacaattttcactcagaaactgctagtaaatttcaaaaattttcaaaacactgcttcatgaagcttcgaagctttacaaatctgttgtttcgaatcagtggttcgaagcGTGAATCAACCTACCAAaatcacgccccccagtggtaaactattgaaatttcgaaacacttatgatgtaactaagcctcatttactgaaatcacgtgactttggaaTTACGGATCCCTGATTtgtaacaaaagattcgtaaaaaTGATTCATGAAGATTTGAAATCActtatcactagatattgtcaaAGAcgttattttgttcttttggcacacaaaaagtattctcatcgcttcataacattaagtttgaaccactgtagtcacatgaacagat
Proteins encoded:
- the c1qbp gene encoding complement component 1 Q subcomponent-binding protein, mitochondrial isoform X1; translated protein: MLKSVSRAVQLAARLSSRSSAPSAPAIRPALHLSRTFTRSIWSLSNSGPASGSRPRLLTATRALPTVSCGCGSLHTEGDKAFAEFLTDEIKEEKKIQKNTNLPKMSGGWELELNGTEAKLVRSVSGEKVTITFNVNNSIPPQLEEEPEQTQKSQEEEPDIVSTPNFVVEVIKQGTKNSLVFDCHFPEDELFVPEQTGHGEGEEESDIFAIREVSFQPEGDADWKETSYTLNTDSLDWALYDHLMDFLADRGVDNAFADELIELSTALEHQEYIKFLEELSTFVKCK
- the c1qbp gene encoding complement component 1 Q subcomponent-binding protein, mitochondrial isoform X2, with protein sequence MLKSVSRAVQLAARLSSRSSAPSAPAIRPALHLSRTFTRSIWSLSNSGPASGSRPRLLTATRALPTVSCGCGSLHTEGDKAFAEFLTDEIKEEKKIQKNTNLPKMSGGWELELNGTEAKLVRSVSGEKVTITFNVNNSIPPQLEEEPEQTQKSQEEEPDIVSTPNFVVEVIKQGTKNSLVFDCHFPEDETGHGEGEEESDIFAIREVSFQPEGDADWKETSYTLNTDSLDWALYDHLMDFLADRGVDNAFADELIELSTALEHQEYIKFLEELSTFVKCK